In Mycobacterium sp. 050128, one genomic interval encodes:
- a CDS encoding TauD/TfdA dioxygenase family protein, whose product MVRPAEIALTVTKLGTHIGARIDGVRLGGDLDAGVVDRLHAALLRHKVIFFRDQHHLDDELHFAFAKRLGAPIRVFGANAIPDGPPGVSLVDSHRGKATRWHTDHTFTLNIPRASILRAVTLPGYGGSTLWASTAAAYASLPAPLKHLTENLWALHSSNRYDQLGYVEGVGAVLTPGGTPTPYHALEDTNMLSNQLQAAREEEATFRVEHPVVRVHPGTGERALLLGQWARGFIGLENYESQTLFELLQRRITLPENTIRWDWQPGDVAIWDNYATQHRAVDDYDNEYRLMHRVALIGEVPVDIHGRRSRQLSGGTPESISD is encoded by the coding sequence ATGGTCAGGCCGGCAGAAATCGCGCTCACCGTGACCAAATTGGGCACCCATATCGGCGCGCGCATCGATGGGGTGCGGCTCGGCGGTGATCTCGATGCGGGCGTGGTGGACCGGCTGCACGCGGCGCTGCTGCGCCACAAGGTGATCTTCTTCCGGGATCAGCATCACCTCGACGACGAGCTGCATTTCGCCTTCGCCAAGCGGCTCGGCGCGCCGATCCGGGTGTTCGGCGCCAATGCGATTCCCGACGGCCCACCCGGGGTGTCTCTGGTCGACTCCCACCGGGGCAAGGCAACGCGCTGGCATACCGACCACACGTTCACCCTCAATATCCCGAGGGCCTCGATACTGCGTGCGGTGACCCTGCCCGGCTACGGCGGATCGACCTTGTGGGCATCGACCGCGGCGGCCTACGCGTCGTTACCCGCGCCGCTGAAACACCTCACCGAAAATCTCTGGGCACTGCACAGCAGCAACCGCTATGACCAGCTCGGCTACGTCGAGGGGGTAGGCGCCGTGTTGACTCCGGGCGGCACCCCGACCCCGTACCACGCGCTGGAAGACACCAACATGCTGAGCAACCAGTTGCAGGCCGCGCGCGAAGAGGAAGCCACCTTCCGAGTCGAACATCCGGTGGTGCGGGTGCACCCCGGGACCGGCGAGCGCGCGCTGCTGCTCGGGCAGTGGGCGCGCGGATTCATCGGCCTCGAGAATTACGAGTCGCAAACGCTGTTCGAGTTGCTGCAACGCCGTATCACGTTGCCGGAGAACACTATTCGCTGGGATTGGCAGCCCGGCGACGTGGCGATATGGGACAACTACGCCACCCAGCACCGCGCGGTCGACGACTACGACAACGAGTACCGCCTCATGCACCGTGTCGCGTTGATCGGCGAGGTCCCGGTCGATATTCACGGGCGGCGTAGCCGGCAGCTCAGCGGTGGGACACCCGAATCGATTTCGGACTAG
- the eccD gene encoding type VII secretion integral membrane protein EccD, producing the protein MSAPTATDSAAGAGAAAAPAAAGTAPAKPATTRVTILTGRRLTDVVLPSAAAIETYIDDTVAVLAEILGDTPADVLAGFDFAAQGAWTFARPGAPPLPADQSLDDAVVVDGSLLTLVSVSRTERYRPLVEDVIDAIAVLDESPEFDRKALNRFVGVAIPIVTMAMTGIGAVAWVANGHHLWWPVGLGSAGLIVLIGSWAANKFYKNPNLSESLLATAFPLIVVAVAMAIPRPRGMTSSFGPPQLAAGAAAVLFLTLITRGGPRHRTELASFAAVTSLTLTAAAFAYGYGWKQWVPALAIVLGLFTVTNAAKLTVVFARIALPPIPAPGETVEHEELLDPIAGEEVPEDKETRTWQAIIASVPDSAARLTERSQVAKQLLIGFITAGTLVLVAGVIEVLVRGHFFVHSLVVAGLVTMMCAFRSRLYAEPWCAWSLLAATVAIPIGVTIRLSIWYPTSARWFVLILLVTALVALAVVGAATGIRRITPVMKRTLELFDGAVVAAILPLLLWITGIYDTVRNIQF; encoded by the coding sequence TTGAGCGCGCCCACCGCTACTGATTCTGCTGCCGGTGCGGGAGCCGCAGCCGCTCCGGCCGCCGCGGGCACGGCCCCCGCCAAGCCCGCGACAACGCGGGTCACGATCCTGACGGGCCGCCGGCTGACTGATGTGGTGCTGCCCTCTGCGGCGGCGATAGAGACCTATATCGACGACACCGTCGCGGTGTTGGCGGAAATCCTCGGAGATACGCCGGCGGACGTCCTCGCCGGTTTCGACTTCGCCGCGCAGGGCGCATGGACATTTGCCCGCCCGGGCGCCCCGCCGCTGCCGGCCGATCAATCGCTGGATGACGCGGTCGTCGTCGATGGGTCGTTGCTGACGCTGGTTTCGGTGAGTCGCACCGAGCGGTACCGCCCCCTCGTCGAGGACGTCATCGATGCGATCGCGGTACTCGACGAGTCGCCGGAGTTCGACCGAAAGGCATTGAATCGCTTCGTCGGGGTGGCAATTCCGATCGTGACGATGGCGATGACCGGAATCGGCGCCGTGGCGTGGGTGGCCAACGGGCACCACCTGTGGTGGCCGGTCGGGTTGGGCAGTGCGGGGCTGATCGTGCTGATCGGCAGCTGGGCCGCCAACAAGTTCTACAAGAATCCGAACTTGTCGGAGAGCCTGCTCGCGACCGCGTTCCCGCTGATCGTGGTGGCCGTAGCGATGGCCATTCCACGGCCGCGCGGCATGACCAGTTCGTTCGGGCCGCCACAGCTCGCCGCCGGTGCCGCGGCTGTTCTGTTCTTGACGCTGATCACCCGTGGCGGCCCCCGTCACCGTACCGAGCTCGCGTCGTTCGCCGCGGTCACCTCGCTGACGCTCACCGCGGCCGCCTTCGCGTACGGATACGGCTGGAAGCAATGGGTTCCGGCACTGGCGATCGTGTTGGGATTGTTCACCGTGACGAACGCGGCCAAGTTGACGGTCGTCTTCGCACGCATCGCGCTGCCGCCCATCCCGGCACCCGGCGAAACCGTGGAACACGAGGAATTGCTCGATCCCATTGCCGGCGAAGAGGTACCCGAAGACAAAGAAACCCGGACCTGGCAGGCCATCATCGCGTCCGTGCCCGATTCGGCCGCCCGGCTGACCGAACGCAGCCAGGTGGCCAAGCAGCTGCTGATCGGTTTCATCACAGCCGGCACCCTGGTTCTCGTTGCCGGTGTCATCGAGGTCCTGGTGCGGGGACACTTCTTCGTGCACAGCTTGGTGGTGGCCGGCCTGGTCACGATGATGTGTGCGTTCAGGTCTCGGCTCTACGCCGAGCCCTGGTGCGCATGGTCGTTGCTGGCCGCCACGGTGGCCATCCCCATCGGGGTGACCATTCGGTTGAGCATCTGGTATCCGACGAGCGCGCGCTGGTTCGTGCTCATCCTGTTGGTGACGGCCCTGGTCGCGTTGGCGGTGGTCGGCGCGGCGACCGGGATTCGCCGTATTACGCCGGTGATGAAGCGGACGCTGGAATTGTTCGACGGCGCCGTGGTCGCGGCGATTCTTCCGTTGCTGCTGTGGATAACCGGCATCTACGACACTGTCCGCAATATCCAATTCTGA
- a CDS encoding PPE domain-containing protein → MTQTVNVEYQELMARADEIEAPLPKMPVGNPQAPCALSFVRDAAVQIAINADSLRLYVQACQREWSSLAKSLRNAAKAYEETDEGAADDLNAINMDGSSGGSSKVSANDKASLMCDPDYIPAPPPPPPPPPPFQYPYYEVRQAATDIESPDQGTAFRAFAAEWNSYQLKFQQLAYRFRPFVNWEGDARASVESNFTQQKQWIFGMVTQFTTLAKQAQMVADAHKKVRASGGSEWGGREPYGLEGEHPSSYEVSQCDYWYKFYVQNKSPYMYMAIDWYKNLQKRSETALQTYMSTGGIPLAPANPTAPFGAFFIPDPADVPDVPDVPDINVPTDPSANMPMMPAMPTLPSGLGGGTPQTPPTPDAQALVDKAMQKQGAPKGGAGGIKPASVGGMGGMPKMPLQDPTGAGEASSRPAAAAAPGPATAGLGKGLPGAGGAGGGMGGMPMGGQGDKGGGKGKRIPGADEDALYTEERSWTEGVIGNRPRKGPSEKQ, encoded by the coding sequence ATGACGCAGACGGTAAACGTCGAATACCAAGAACTCATGGCGAGGGCCGACGAAATCGAGGCGCCGCTGCCGAAGATGCCCGTGGGCAACCCGCAGGCGCCGTGCGCTCTGTCATTTGTCCGCGATGCTGCCGTGCAAATCGCGATCAACGCGGACTCGTTGCGGTTGTACGTCCAAGCGTGCCAGCGGGAATGGAGTTCGCTGGCGAAGTCCCTACGGAACGCGGCCAAGGCGTACGAGGAGACCGACGAGGGAGCGGCCGACGACCTGAACGCGATCAACATGGACGGGTCGTCCGGCGGCTCGTCGAAGGTGTCGGCGAACGACAAGGCGTCGCTGATGTGCGACCCGGACTACATCCCGGCGCCGCCACCCCCGCCGCCACCACCCCCGCCGTTCCAGTACCCCTATTACGAGGTGAGGCAGGCGGCGACGGATATCGAATCGCCCGACCAGGGGACGGCGTTCCGGGCGTTCGCCGCGGAATGGAACAGCTACCAGCTGAAATTTCAGCAGCTTGCCTATCGCTTCCGGCCGTTCGTCAACTGGGAGGGCGACGCGAGGGCGTCCGTCGAGTCGAATTTCACGCAACAGAAGCAGTGGATATTCGGCATGGTGACGCAGTTCACGACGCTGGCCAAGCAGGCTCAAATGGTCGCTGACGCCCACAAAAAGGTCAGGGCTTCCGGCGGCAGCGAATGGGGTGGGCGGGAACCCTACGGTCTGGAGGGCGAGCATCCTTCGTCCTACGAAGTGTCGCAATGTGACTATTGGTACAAGTTCTACGTCCAGAACAAAAGCCCGTACATGTATATGGCCATTGACTGGTACAAGAACCTGCAGAAAAGGTCGGAGACCGCACTGCAGACCTACATGTCGACCGGCGGAATTCCGCTGGCCCCGGCGAACCCGACCGCACCTTTCGGCGCGTTTTTCATACCGGATCCTGCCGATGTTCCGGATGTTCCGGATGTTCCCGATATCAACGTTCCCACCGACCCGTCGGCCAACATGCCGATGATGCCGGCCATGCCGACCTTGCCGTCGGGGCTGGGCGGCGGCACGCCGCAAACACCGCCGACCCCGGACGCCCAGGCGCTGGTGGACAAGGCGATGCAGAAGCAAGGCGCCCCGAAGGGCGGCGCGGGAGGCATCAAACCGGCGTCGGTCGGCGGGATGGGCGGGATGCCGAAGATGCCGCTGCAAGACCCCACCGGAGCAGGCGAAGCGTCGTCGCGCCCGGCTGCCGCGGCGGCCCCGGGTCCGGCCACCGCGGGCCTGGGCAAGGGGCTCCCGGGCGCCGGCGGTGCGGGCGGCGGAATGGGCGGCATGCCGATGGGTGGGCAAGGCGATAAGGGTGGCGGCAAAGGCAAGCGCATACCGGGAGCCGACGAGGACGCCCTCTACACCGAGGAGCGGTCGTGGACGGAGGGCGTGATCGGTAATCGTCCGCGCAAGGGACCGTCCGAAAAGCAATGA
- a CDS encoding DUF6065 family protein, whose protein sequence is MSAQASASDREFIAYELHSGHGIELVPASRDRGWMDSTRERFANRCLPLLMANQAGWLVMNTARVRARWNGGAAQDSIEFDYGDCAPTFRPASHFGHGIITWSLPFLFRTPPGFNLLVRGPVNCPKHGIAALEGLVETDWSPSTFTLNWKFTRPRVWATFEEDEPVGMLVPQRRGELDEFVPKTVSIAAAPDELRTAYHTWWQNRRAFNADLQYPGSFARQAGWQKDYLRGKLPDGSAAPDHETRMRLRPFTRVEEEICGWPIPTLVTHRDGTR, encoded by the coding sequence ATGTCAGCGCAGGCGTCCGCGAGCGATCGTGAATTCATTGCCTACGAGCTGCACAGCGGGCACGGCATCGAGTTGGTCCCGGCTTCGCGCGATCGCGGCTGGATGGACTCGACGCGCGAGCGATTCGCCAATCGTTGCCTGCCCCTGCTAATGGCCAACCAGGCCGGCTGGCTTGTCATGAATACTGCGCGCGTGCGGGCGCGGTGGAATGGCGGGGCGGCGCAGGACTCCATCGAATTCGACTACGGTGATTGTGCGCCGACGTTTCGGCCGGCCAGCCACTTCGGGCACGGGATCATTACCTGGAGCCTGCCGTTCCTGTTCCGCACCCCGCCCGGCTTCAATCTGCTGGTCCGGGGTCCGGTCAACTGTCCGAAGCACGGTATCGCGGCTCTGGAAGGACTTGTCGAAACCGACTGGTCGCCTTCAACTTTCACGCTCAACTGGAAGTTCACCCGGCCCCGGGTCTGGGCGACCTTCGAAGAGGACGAGCCGGTCGGCATGCTGGTACCGCAACGGCGGGGCGAGCTCGACGAATTCGTGCCGAAGACGGTGTCGATCGCGGCGGCTCCCGATGAGTTGCGCACCGCCTATCACACCTGGTGGCAGAACCGCCGTGCGTTCAATGCGGATCTGCAGTATCCCGGGTCGTTCGCTCGCCAGGCGGGTTGGCAGAAGGACTACTTGCGGGGCAAGCTCCCCGACGGCTCGGCGGCACCGGATCATGAAACCCGCATGCGGTTACGGCCTTTCACGCGCGTCGAAGAGGAGATCTGCGGATGGCCGATTCCGACCCTGGTAACGCACCGCGACGGAACCCGCTGA
- a CDS encoding FkbM family methyltransferase produces the protein MGLYWITNRAEKEVKNYHSELAWRRRFVDELKSRGVDVVLDVGANSGQYAGRLREADFDGRIVSFEPLSGPFARLQRSASKLPRWDCRRCALGDFDGAISMNVAGNAGESSSILAMLQRHRDVFPRANYVGTEEVTVARLDSVASEVLAPNEVAFLKIDVQGFEKQVIEGGVVTVNDRCVGIELELSFEPLYDGGMLAQEALDLMDSLGFLLTGLVPGFVDIRTGQVLQADGVFFRGDD, from the coding sequence ATGGGTTTGTATTGGATCACGAACCGGGCCGAGAAGGAGGTGAAGAACTACCATTCCGAATTGGCGTGGCGGCGCAGATTCGTGGACGAACTCAAATCTCGAGGCGTCGACGTCGTTCTCGATGTCGGTGCCAATTCCGGCCAGTACGCCGGCCGGCTGCGTGAGGCAGATTTCGACGGCCGCATCGTTTCGTTCGAACCTCTCTCCGGGCCGTTTGCCCGCCTGCAGCGCAGCGCCTCGAAGCTCCCGCGGTGGGATTGCCGGCGCTGTGCGCTGGGTGATTTCGACGGCGCGATTTCGATGAATGTCGCGGGCAACGCGGGCGAAAGTAGCTCCATCCTGGCGATGCTGCAGCGACATCGTGACGTGTTCCCCCGGGCAAACTACGTCGGCACCGAGGAAGTGACCGTGGCCCGGCTCGACTCGGTCGCATCGGAAGTCCTAGCGCCAAACGAGGTGGCGTTTCTTAAAATCGATGTCCAGGGATTTGAGAAACAGGTGATCGAGGGCGGCGTCGTGACCGTCAACGACCGTTGTGTCGGCATCGAATTAGAGCTGTCGTTCGAACCCCTGTATGACGGCGGAATGCTGGCTCAAGAGGCACTCGATCTGATGGACTCGCTGGGTTTCCTGCTGACGGGATTGGTGCCCGGTTTCGTCGATATCCGCACCGGCCAAGTGCTGCAAGCCGATGGCGTATTTTTCCGCGGCGACGATTGA
- a CDS encoding glycosyltransferase family 9 protein: MNEITVLRGGRTSSVEPDVLANLLRARTPVVYFSTLIGDSILTLPTLRALAEMFTAPLTLICPKDAFDLCFHAVSPRFIDITGTAPGGPPIGRQASRTLDYDELVSDIGAVDVFINAIPWDIPSNIFVRSLWRRLAPTTSIGFPTDDDYDIIVPRDLPHSADLTFKLARLFDPSLRIESYAQPVPLAQSVRDEARSIRAAVPAGTKVMVVHADAGWTDKRWPATRFIDVLDRFLSRHRDFVVWVVGMGDEELNVGRERDRVFPYLGLPLDLAMGMVANADLFLGVDSAMLHAADLARVPGVGLFGPTRPALWGFRFGPHRHIDRSTMTEITVEEVLEALEEIVAEHV, translated from the coding sequence GTGAACGAAATTACAGTTCTGCGGGGCGGCCGCACGTCAAGCGTTGAGCCTGACGTGCTCGCCAATCTGCTGCGGGCACGCACCCCGGTGGTGTATTTCTCCACCCTGATCGGGGACTCGATCCTGACCCTGCCCACGCTGCGCGCGCTGGCCGAAATGTTCACCGCCCCACTCACATTGATCTGTCCCAAGGACGCCTTCGACCTCTGCTTCCATGCGGTCAGCCCGCGCTTCATCGACATCACCGGCACGGCTCCGGGGGGACCCCCGATAGGGCGGCAGGCAAGCCGGACCCTCGACTACGACGAACTGGTGTCCGACATCGGCGCCGTCGACGTCTTTATCAACGCCATCCCGTGGGACATCCCGTCGAACATTTTCGTCCGCTCCCTGTGGCGGCGCCTGGCTCCCACCACGAGTATCGGCTTCCCCACCGATGACGACTACGACATCATCGTCCCGCGAGATCTGCCACACTCGGCCGACCTGACGTTCAAGCTGGCCCGGCTGTTCGATCCGTCGCTGCGCATCGAAAGCTATGCCCAGCCCGTGCCTCTCGCGCAATCGGTGCGGGACGAAGCCCGGTCCATTCGCGCCGCCGTACCTGCCGGTACCAAGGTAATGGTGGTGCACGCCGACGCCGGCTGGACAGACAAGCGTTGGCCCGCAACAAGGTTCATCGATGTGCTGGACCGTTTCTTGTCACGACACCGCGATTTTGTAGTGTGGGTGGTCGGGATGGGCGACGAGGAACTGAACGTCGGGCGCGAGCGTGACCGCGTCTTTCCCTATCTGGGGCTACCACTCGACCTCGCCATGGGCATGGTCGCGAACGCGGACCTTTTCCTCGGCGTCGACTCCGCGATGCTGCACGCCGCCGATCTGGCACGGGTGCCCGGCGTCGGCCTATTCGGACCGACCCGGCCAGCGCTATGGGGATTCCGATTCGGGCCGCACCGTCACATCGATCGGAGCACCATGACGGAAATCACCGTGGAGGAAGTGCTCGAGGCGCTGGAAGAGATTGTGGCAGAGCATGTCTGA
- a CDS encoding DUF4254 domain-containing protein yields the protein MSELGEGAVRDSTSADLLTAVRRFHDIAMRWHTQDSPEAAVGDGIAAKALHLHALNFALWHHEDAVRRPGTDDQEVARRKRCIDDVNARRNGAIEDIDANVLDLVELNPHAPLHTETPGTIVDRLSVLALRIVHTNRDDQPGARLAVLDEQYGDLFGGLEQLLARMQAGEVRFKVYRQFKSAAQRSYCDLFEDHDP from the coding sequence ATGTCTGAGCTAGGCGAAGGCGCAGTGCGCGACTCAACGAGCGCGGACTTGCTCACCGCCGTGCGTCGGTTCCACGACATTGCGATGCGCTGGCACACGCAAGACTCCCCCGAGGCTGCCGTGGGCGACGGCATCGCGGCGAAGGCCCTGCACCTGCACGCGCTGAACTTCGCGCTGTGGCATCACGAAGACGCCGTTCGTCGGCCCGGCACCGACGACCAGGAGGTCGCGCGCCGGAAACGCTGCATCGACGACGTCAATGCCCGGCGCAATGGGGCGATCGAAGACATCGACGCGAACGTGCTCGATCTCGTCGAACTGAACCCACATGCGCCGCTGCACACCGAAACTCCCGGCACCATCGTCGACCGGCTGTCCGTCCTTGCCCTGCGGATCGTGCACACGAATCGTGACGACCAGCCCGGCGCACGTCTGGCCGTGCTCGACGAGCAGTACGGCGACCTGTTCGGTGGGCTCGAACAGCTTCTCGCGCGCATGCAGGCCGGAGAGGTGCGCTTCAAGGTGTACCGGCAATTCAAGTCGGCAGCTCAACGAAGCTATTGCGACCTGTTCGAGGACCACGACCCCTAA
- a CDS encoding secretion protein EspK has translation MGLAKPTGGYAEQMLVPGGWPDVDEQAYYDRAQEYLQVLRQVTDVLEACQSQRTELFDAESWSGTAAGAANGQLGTLIDGLVTLQNGLATVITWHKYVAQTIVQAKSDVIDNVVEAHRTIASLEKDSSLDEAERTQQINTVVTTTLGANVSIVDGTAAQIMVSKSWKPPANALQDLLDQKTPPPVNIPDGPAPTPSPFPTPRPTPVTPGGGGLTPPTPGGGGLTPPTPGGGGLGPLTPPLDGGGLQPSPGPSPVGPLPTPAPVGPAGPVGPPAPLGPAAPAVPLSPAAGLPQPGAGPAGGPKGVTPASASGPGVMPASVAPGEEAAGAHAGAGGVPAGPMGAGGAGGAGGSGGSGGPGGRSGASAAEKAADKSASSRPAATARGSGKSKPRAQPMHPDRADVGEAIVATAAAIPVSAARIERDALAAAATADAARRAGPDPLQLARRIGAALNAPDMGGNDLGFFWVTGVTAEGAIVVANSYGLAYIPDGVELPEKVYLASADETIPAGERARWATYPVMAVQGWAAHHEMELRAVIGTEEQLANSDAGVATIVLQPDDIPDTGDMIGRPRLAVVDSEAAERLAATPDTRLADLLPPPPEGAEPAVEPQPEPRPESAEVVEPEVAEVLVTPGPGRVRMGDLLAQMPLPSADAGAPAPGAPSDDRFMLWFEVMKPMASDASGRQAAHLQAFQAYAAHAEEVLLREAHTTIDPDEQRTAVADWMYWKYIGELINAALAEAPVLAPA, from the coding sequence ATGGGCCTCGCGAAGCCAACGGGGGGATATGCCGAGCAGATGCTCGTTCCGGGCGGCTGGCCCGACGTCGATGAGCAGGCTTACTACGATCGCGCCCAGGAGTACCTGCAGGTGCTGCGGCAGGTCACCGACGTTTTGGAGGCCTGCCAGTCTCAGCGGACCGAACTCTTCGACGCGGAGTCCTGGTCGGGCACCGCGGCCGGCGCCGCCAACGGCCAACTCGGCACACTGATCGACGGATTGGTGACGCTGCAAAACGGTCTTGCCACCGTGATCACCTGGCACAAGTACGTTGCCCAGACGATCGTGCAGGCCAAGTCGGACGTCATCGACAACGTGGTGGAGGCGCATCGGACGATCGCGAGCCTGGAGAAGGATTCCAGCCTGGACGAAGCCGAGCGCACCCAGCAGATCAACACGGTGGTCACCACCACCCTCGGAGCCAATGTCAGCATCGTCGACGGCACCGCCGCGCAGATCATGGTGAGCAAGTCGTGGAAGCCGCCGGCCAACGCGCTACAGGATCTGCTCGACCAGAAAACACCACCCCCGGTCAACATCCCGGACGGTCCCGCCCCGACACCGTCCCCGTTCCCCACCCCGCGACCCACGCCTGTCACCCCGGGCGGTGGTGGGCTCACACCACCCACCCCGGGTGGTGGCGGGCTCACCCCCCCGACTCCGGGTGGTGGCGGGCTCGGTCCGCTGACGCCTCCGCTGGATGGCGGCGGTCTGCAGCCGTCTCCGGGGCCGTCTCCGGTTGGACCGTTGCCAACGCCTGCGCCGGTCGGCCCGGCCGGGCCCGTCGGCCCGCCCGCTCCGCTGGGCCCGGCCGCTCCTGCGGTGCCGTTGAGTCCGGCGGCCGGGTTGCCACAGCCTGGAGCGGGCCCGGCCGGCGGACCCAAGGGCGTGACGCCGGCTTCGGCATCGGGGCCCGGTGTCATGCCGGCATCGGTCGCGCCGGGTGAGGAAGCGGCAGGCGCGCATGCCGGCGCGGGTGGCGTGCCGGCCGGCCCGATGGGTGCCGGCGGAGCCGGTGGAGCGGGCGGATCTGGTGGCAGCGGCGGGCCGGGCGGCAGGTCGGGCGCATCAGCCGCGGAGAAGGCCGCCGACAAATCGGCCAGTTCGCGACCGGCAGCAACCGCCCGGGGTTCGGGCAAGAGCAAGCCTCGAGCGCAACCGATGCATCCCGACCGCGCCGACGTCGGGGAAGCCATCGTGGCGACGGCCGCGGCCATTCCGGTTTCGGCAGCACGCATCGAACGCGACGCACTCGCCGCGGCCGCGACGGCCGACGCGGCCCGTCGTGCCGGGCCCGATCCGCTGCAGTTGGCCCGCCGTATCGGCGCCGCACTCAATGCGCCGGACATGGGCGGTAACGACCTCGGGTTCTTCTGGGTGACCGGAGTGACCGCCGAAGGCGCGATCGTGGTCGCCAACAGTTACGGGCTGGCGTACATCCCCGACGGGGTGGAGTTGCCGGAGAAGGTCTATCTGGCCAGCGCCGACGAGACGATCCCCGCCGGCGAACGGGCGCGCTGGGCAACCTATCCGGTGATGGCGGTGCAGGGCTGGGCGGCCCACCACGAGATGGAGTTGCGGGCGGTCATCGGTACCGAAGAGCAGTTGGCCAACTCCGATGCCGGGGTGGCGACGATTGTTCTGCAACCCGACGACATCCCGGACACCGGCGACATGATCGGCCGGCCCCGGCTGGCGGTCGTGGATTCCGAAGCGGCCGAAAGGCTGGCCGCCACGCCCGACACGCGGTTGGCCGACCTGCTGCCGCCGCCACCGGAGGGGGCCGAGCCGGCGGTGGAGCCACAGCCCGAACCACGGCCCGAATCCGCCGAAGTGGTCGAGCCCGAGGTTGCGGAGGTGCTCGTCACCCCGGGTCCGGGGCGGGTGCGAATGGGCGACTTGCTCGCCCAGATGCCGCTCCCGTCGGCCGATGCCGGTGCGCCGGCCCCGGGTGCACCGTCGGACGATCGCTTCATGCTGTGGTTCGAGGTGATGAAGCCCATGGCCAGCGATGCGAGCGGCCGTCAGGCCGCGCATCTGCAGGCCTTCCAGGCCTACGCCGCGCACGCCGAAGAGGTCCTCCTGAGGGAGGCGCACACCACGATCGACCCGGACGAACAGCGCACCGCGGTTGCCGACTGGATGTACTGGAAGTACATCGGCGAGCTGATCAATGCCGCCTTGGCCGAGGCGCCCGTGCTGGCGCCGGCGTAG